The following coding sequences are from one Desulfosporosinus orientis DSM 765 window:
- a CDS encoding IclR family transcriptional regulator, with protein sequence MAEKYVQTLERSLDVLEVLAHAEEPLGVTEIGNRISLHKSTVHRILQTLCHRGYVERKKDSERYQLGIKIIELGIRFFNDLEIRKVAAPILSDLVKVLDEVVHLVLPDDGEIVYIDRAESSQVVSMHSKVGRRAPMHCTAVGKALLSTLPEEEVRHILEVKGMTKYTPNTITDPEVLLEGLRKIRTSKISVETEENEIGIICLGTPIFDYSGRAIGAISVSGPASRITEKGIDWIGGELKTAGELVSAKLGFDFFKKAN encoded by the coding sequence GTGGCGGAGAAATATGTGCAAACTTTGGAGCGATCACTAGATGTTCTGGAGGTACTGGCGCATGCTGAAGAACCCCTAGGGGTTACGGAAATTGGGAATCGCATTAGTTTGCATAAGAGCACAGTACATCGAATTTTGCAAACATTATGTCATCGGGGTTATGTTGAGCGAAAAAAGGACAGTGAGCGCTATCAATTAGGTATTAAAATTATTGAACTAGGTATTCGTTTTTTCAATGATTTAGAGATTCGTAAAGTGGCAGCACCGATTCTCAGTGATTTGGTAAAGGTACTGGATGAGGTTGTTCACTTGGTGCTCCCTGATGATGGAGAAATCGTGTATATCGACAGGGCAGAGAGCTCCCAAGTTGTCAGCATGCATTCCAAAGTGGGACGGAGAGCACCAATGCACTGCACAGCGGTAGGAAAAGCGCTGCTTTCCACTTTGCCGGAAGAAGAAGTGCGCCATATCCTGGAAGTCAAAGGAATGACAAAATACACACCCAATACGATTACAGACCCAGAGGTTTTATTGGAAGGTTTAAGGAAGATCCGGACCAGCAAGATATCTGTTGAGACAGAAGAAAATGAAATCGGAATCATATGTTTAGGGACTCCAATTTTTGACTATTCCGGTCGGGCCATTGGTGCTATCAGCGTTTCCGGACCTGCATCCAGGATTACGGAAAAAGGGATTGACTGGATTGGCGGAGAGTTAAAAACCGCCGGAGAATTGGTTTCTGCTAAATTAGGTTTTGATTTTTTCAAAAAAGCTAACTAA
- a CDS encoding ATP-grasp domain-containing protein: MAKFLEFQGKEWLRKSGLPVPQGRVASTPEEAKQIAEEIGKAVAVKGQVQAGGRGKAGIVKLVNTPDEAAAAAAEILAKTIGKNPIKQVLVEEKLDIKKEYYCSFVINGAREARSPMLMFSAEGGMDIESVPEELIFKVNVDPINGLQIYDAVDVCARAGIPPQDLNKFAGFLSKLSQAYKKLDCQTLEINPFVMTGSGNLVCADCKMEIDNSSVGRHPEFGISIARDLPGAPTELDLIGWSIEETDARGTGFLMNMGYDEVSPGYIGYHPIGGGSAMMGLDALNQVGLKPANYADTSGNPVGSKIYRVAKCVLSQPNIDGYLLGGFMMANQEQWHHAHAIVKVLREILPTQKPGLPCVLLLCGNREDESLEILRTGLADLMTPDGPGKRIEIYGKEYVTDTKFIGQRLLALSKEYRAEKESQGK, encoded by the coding sequence ATGGCAAAATTTCTAGAATTCCAGGGAAAAGAGTGGCTTAGAAAATCAGGACTGCCGGTACCTCAAGGCCGGGTAGCCTCCACTCCGGAAGAAGCTAAGCAGATTGCCGAGGAAATAGGCAAAGCCGTTGCCGTAAAAGGCCAGGTTCAGGCAGGCGGACGTGGTAAAGCAGGAATCGTTAAATTAGTCAATACTCCAGATGAAGCAGCAGCCGCTGCAGCTGAAATTCTTGCTAAAACTATTGGAAAAAATCCTATCAAACAAGTTCTCGTTGAAGAAAAGCTGGACATTAAAAAAGAGTATTACTGTTCCTTTGTTATTAACGGAGCCAGGGAAGCACGTTCTCCTATGCTGATGTTCAGTGCTGAAGGCGGAATGGATATTGAAAGTGTTCCGGAAGAGCTGATTTTCAAAGTTAACGTTGATCCTATCAATGGCCTTCAAATTTATGACGCAGTGGATGTTTGCGCTCGTGCCGGCATTCCTCCTCAAGATCTGAATAAGTTTGCAGGTTTTCTCTCGAAGCTGTCCCAAGCTTACAAAAAACTGGACTGCCAAACTCTTGAAATCAATCCTTTTGTTATGACGGGTAGCGGAAACTTGGTATGTGCAGACTGCAAAATGGAAATTGACAACAGTTCCGTTGGACGTCATCCGGAGTTTGGAATTTCCATCGCCAGGGATCTGCCGGGTGCTCCCACAGAGCTAGACTTAATCGGCTGGAGCATCGAAGAAACAGATGCCCGCGGAACAGGGTTCCTGATGAATATGGGCTATGACGAAGTAAGCCCTGGCTATATCGGCTACCATCCAATCGGCGGCGGATCAGCCATGATGGGCTTGGATGCCTTGAACCAAGTTGGCCTTAAACCGGCTAACTATGCAGATACCAGCGGTAACCCTGTTGGCTCAAAAATTTACCGGGTTGCTAAATGCGTACTGTCTCAGCCCAATATTGACGGCTACCTCTTGGGCGGATTCATGATGGCCAATCAAGAGCAGTGGCATCATGCTCACGCTATCGTCAAAGTACTCAGAGAGATTCTGCCCACCCAAAAGCCGGGACTGCCTTGTGTACTGCTCCTCTGCGGCAACCGGGAAGATGAATCTTTGGAAATTCTCAGAACAGGTCTGGCTGACTTAATGACTCCCGATGGTCCTGGTAAGAGAATTGAAATTTACGGTAAAGAGTATGTAACAGATACGAAATTCATCGGACAACGACTTCTGGCTCTGAGCAAAGAATATAGAGCTGAAAAAGAATCTCAAGGAAAGTAG
- a CDS encoding FAD-binding oxidoreductase, translating to MSNVNISKLKGIVGDAYVIDSPSEMAKYLKGQGKPGVVVLPGNTSEVSNIVKAANEQNVKLAVGGAVVDTQGLSGGIAMVMSRMDRILEMDKQNLVAIVEPGLLHKEFLLKVMEAGLNFPPEPFEVETSSIGGCFAIGDCDSKSFEYGPTRAFLLGFEMVLPTGEILDIGNKCIKNVSGLDFIHFAVGSQGTFGIFTKLLVKLLPPPEARRAVVGTFTSMHKANAAFNTLIKRNVHPTRMNLINAAYAKDALPGTEGQLVIIDLQGFKESGKNIANEIAAVLTLGGGTDVKIIEDGAEYDQVINGWLKVRAGFNAKPARTVEFTVGPMKMPQALTQLEALTGDLGAYPGVIVEGLLGYVGLALPEGTDKLDLATKVNKLAMSLGGGMKGLLGHKLKAEVYNDAEMWQQTTGLLRELRQQFDPKGILNPGVSLEA from the coding sequence ATGAGTAACGTCAATATCAGCAAGTTAAAGGGGATTGTCGGGGATGCCTATGTCATCGATTCCCCTTCTGAAATGGCTAAATATCTAAAAGGTCAAGGTAAGCCTGGAGTTGTCGTCTTGCCGGGCAATACCTCAGAAGTTTCAAACATCGTGAAAGCGGCAAATGAGCAGAATGTGAAATTAGCCGTAGGCGGGGCAGTGGTAGATACCCAGGGGCTTTCTGGCGGGATCGCTATGGTTATGTCCCGGATGGACCGGATCTTAGAAATGGACAAGCAAAACCTGGTTGCTATCGTCGAACCAGGACTTCTTCATAAGGAATTTCTTCTTAAAGTTATGGAAGCCGGCTTAAACTTTCCTCCGGAGCCCTTTGAAGTCGAAACCAGCTCCATTGGCGGCTGCTTTGCCATTGGCGACTGCGATTCGAAATCCTTTGAATATGGGCCGACCCGGGCGTTCCTTTTGGGATTTGAGATGGTTCTCCCCACCGGAGAAATTCTGGATATCGGCAATAAATGTATTAAGAATGTTTCCGGCTTGGATTTCATTCACTTCGCTGTGGGCAGCCAAGGAACATTTGGAATCTTCACCAAACTGCTGGTGAAGCTTTTACCGCCGCCGGAGGCCAGAAGAGCCGTGGTTGGAACCTTCACCTCCATGCATAAGGCCAACGCAGCCTTCAATACCTTAATCAAACGGAATGTCCACCCCACTCGTATGAATCTCATCAATGCGGCTTATGCAAAAGATGCGCTGCCCGGAACAGAAGGACAACTGGTGATCATTGATTTGCAGGGATTTAAAGAATCCGGCAAAAACATTGCTAATGAGATTGCTGCAGTGCTTACCTTAGGTGGGGGCACGGATGTAAAGATCATTGAGGATGGGGCTGAGTATGATCAAGTGATCAATGGTTGGCTTAAAGTCCGCGCCGGCTTCAATGCAAAGCCTGCCAGAACAGTGGAGTTTACGGTTGGCCCGATGAAAATGCCTCAAGCTCTGACCCAGCTGGAAGCACTCACTGGTGATTTAGGAGCTTATCCCGGCGTGATTGTCGAAGGACTTCTCGGCTATGTTGGTTTGGCACTGCCTGAGGGAACGGATAAACTGGATTTAGCCACGAAAGTGAATAAACTAGCCATGTCCTTGGGCGGGGGCATGAAGGGCCTCTTGGGTCATAAGCTCAAAGCTGAAGTATACAATGATGCGGAAATGTGGCAGCAAACCACAGGTTTGCTCCGTGAACTGCGTCAGCAATTTGACCCCAAAGGGATTCTCAATCCTGGGGTAAGTCTAGAGGCTTAA
- a CDS encoding FAD-binding oxidoreductase has product MLSQAVVKRLKEIVGEKNVVTDKVGLLTYGYDGTLLSGEALGVVSPQTTEQVVEIVKLMNEHNIKLVPRGAGTNESGGTIPSQESVVISFTKMTKIHEIDTENFVAVVEPGVINFDLQVELEKKKFYFPPDPSSFKASTIGGNVGECSGGPKCFKYGVTRDYILGLEVVLPNGKVIQTGGRNFQSEPGYDLTRIMTGAEGILGLITKIFVRIIPMPRAKKTMLAIYDKVEDASKTVADIVAAGIIPTTLELMDNLLINTTEDFTHAGLPRDAGAVLIIEVDGYPEDMDGQVKTIGEIARKFAKDFKIAQSAIEVDQVWTSRRSAFGSVARVRPSYGVNDITVPRSNFPKAIEGVLKVAKDFGVTIGVVAHAGDGNLHPLILFDQRNKEEVETVHAAEQALCMMALDLEGTISGEHGIGLVKKKYLDSEFTPAAMEAFRKIKRSFDPDNRFNPGKIIDL; this is encoded by the coding sequence ATGTTAAGCCAAGCGGTTGTTAAGCGGTTGAAGGAAATTGTTGGGGAGAAAAACGTGGTCACAGACAAAGTTGGCCTGTTGACCTACGGTTATGACGGCACTCTATTATCAGGTGAAGCCTTAGGCGTCGTTTCTCCGCAAACAACGGAACAGGTCGTTGAAATTGTCAAATTGATGAACGAGCACAATATTAAACTTGTTCCCCGGGGCGCTGGTACCAATGAAAGTGGTGGAACAATTCCTTCTCAAGAATCTGTGGTAATTAGCTTTACGAAAATGACTAAAATACATGAAATAGACACGGAAAACTTTGTAGCAGTGGTTGAGCCCGGAGTCATTAATTTTGACCTGCAAGTCGAATTGGAAAAGAAAAAATTCTATTTCCCTCCCGACCCCTCCTCCTTTAAGGCCTCAACAATCGGCGGGAATGTCGGCGAATGCTCCGGCGGGCCGAAATGTTTTAAATACGGGGTTACCCGGGATTATATCTTGGGTCTGGAAGTCGTTCTCCCCAATGGCAAAGTCATTCAAACAGGGGGGCGTAACTTCCAAAGTGAGCCGGGCTATGATTTGACTCGAATCATGACCGGGGCAGAAGGGATTCTGGGCTTAATCACTAAAATTTTCGTTCGGATCATACCGATGCCCAGAGCTAAGAAAACAATGCTGGCTATTTATGACAAAGTTGAGGATGCTTCGAAAACCGTGGCAGACATTGTCGCCGCTGGTATTATTCCCACAACCCTGGAATTGATGGATAATTTGCTGATCAATACCACAGAGGACTTTACCCATGCCGGGCTTCCCCGTGACGCTGGTGCGGTTCTCATTATTGAGGTTGACGGTTATCCTGAAGATATGGACGGGCAAGTTAAGACTATTGGCGAAATTGCCCGGAAATTTGCCAAAGATTTTAAAATTGCCCAATCAGCTATTGAAGTGGATCAAGTTTGGACTTCCCGGCGCAGTGCTTTCGGATCCGTTGCCCGGGTAAGACCATCCTATGGTGTCAACGATATTACAGTTCCGAGAAGTAATTTCCCTAAAGCCATTGAGGGAGTTCTTAAAGTAGCCAAAGATTTTGGGGTGACCATCGGTGTTGTGGCCCATGCCGGCGACGGAAATCTCCATCCGCTGATTCTTTTCGATCAACGGAACAAAGAGGAAGTTGAAACCGTCCATGCCGCTGAACAGGCCCTATGTATGATGGCTCTCGATCTCGAGGGTACAATAAGTGGTGAGCACGGAATCGGACTCGTCAAGAAGAAGTATCTGGATTCGGAGTTCACTCCGGCTGCTATGGAAGCCTTCAGAAAGATTAAGAGAAGCTTTGATCCGGACAATCGGTTTAATCCAGGAAAGATCATCGATCTATAA
- a CDS encoding cupin domain-containing protein, with protein sequence MQDRVFKLQELAKFDAKVPQKVMVYQSDKTLGAMWCLEPGQEVFLHQHPNADDVWICLEGESGLYFAGEGKEVEISKGVAILAKAGQTHGMRNTGSDRFVFIGIAAPVPVETEKLE encoded by the coding sequence ATGCAAGACAGAGTTTTCAAGCTTCAAGAATTAGCCAAGTTTGATGCAAAGGTTCCTCAAAAAGTTATGGTATATCAGTCGGACAAAACCCTGGGAGCAATGTGGTGTTTGGAGCCCGGTCAAGAGGTCTTCCTTCATCAGCATCCTAATGCTGACGATGTCTGGATTTGCCTGGAAGGAGAGTCTGGTCTCTATTTTGCGGGTGAGGGCAAAGAAGTTGAGATTAGCAAAGGTGTCGCTATTCTTGCTAAGGCTGGTCAAACTCATGGTATGCGCAATACAGGCAGTGATCGCTTCGTGTTCATTGGCATTGCCGCACCGGTGCCCGTCGAGACAGAAAAGCTGGAATAA
- a CDS encoding HpcH/HpaI aldolase/citrate lyase family protein has translation MAIMRSVMYIPGNNPKMVAKAPEFTADIITLDLEDSVPPAEKEAAREIVRENLKYAGSSGAQVYVRINNWETELTNDDLEAIVHEGLHGVTLAKTGCAADVQRLDWKLEELERRRGLEVGSIKISMLLETAKGIINAAECCLASPRNVNAIFGAVDYCRDMRVKLTNEGVEQQYGRAHVAVACRAARIVAIDAPFVDFKNIEAFEKNVAEGRQMGYEGRMIIHPGQIEPSNRMYSPDPADVEWATGVVKVFEEEGIAKGKASVSYNGKMVDTPVYLNAKDILAAQAEIDAKTK, from the coding sequence ATGGCAATTATGAGATCCGTAATGTATATTCCTGGAAACAACCCTAAGATGGTAGCAAAAGCACCTGAGTTCACTGCTGACATCATTACCTTAGACCTTGAAGACTCTGTACCACCAGCGGAGAAAGAAGCTGCCCGGGAAATTGTTCGTGAAAACCTTAAATATGCAGGTTCTTCAGGCGCTCAAGTTTATGTACGTATCAATAACTGGGAAACTGAATTGACCAACGACGATTTAGAAGCTATTGTTCATGAAGGCCTTCATGGTGTAACTCTGGCTAAAACCGGTTGTGCTGCAGACGTACAGCGCCTTGACTGGAAACTGGAAGAACTGGAGCGTCGTCGTGGTTTGGAAGTTGGATCCATTAAAATCTCCATGCTTCTTGAAACCGCTAAAGGAATTATCAACGCTGCTGAGTGCTGCTTAGCCAGCCCGCGTAACGTTAACGCTATCTTCGGAGCTGTTGACTATTGCCGTGATATGCGCGTGAAGCTGACCAATGAAGGTGTTGAGCAGCAATATGGCCGCGCTCATGTAGCCGTTGCTTGCCGTGCTGCCCGAATTGTTGCTATTGATGCTCCTTTCGTTGACTTCAAGAACATTGAAGCTTTTGAGAAAAACGTTGCTGAAGGACGCCAAATGGGTTATGAAGGCCGTATGATTATCCACCCAGGACAAATCGAGCCTTCAAACCGTATGTACTCCCCAGATCCTGCTGATGTTGAATGGGCTACCGGCGTAGTTAAAGTCTTCGAAGAAGAAGGTATTGCTAAAGGCAAAGCTTCCGTTTCTTACAACGGCAAAATGGTAGACACTCCTGTTTACTTAAATGCTAAAGACATCTTAGCAGCTCAAGCCGAAATTGATGCTAAAACTAAGTAA
- a CDS encoding succinate--CoA ligase subunit alpha, with protein sequence MGILINKSTKVIVQGITGREGSVRTKYMKEYGTQVIGGTSPGKAGEQVHGIPVFNTVKEIVREQGEIDFSVIFVPGKILKTAVFEAVDAGVKNIIPCVEGTPIHDIMEMIAYANSKGSRLLGPGSIGIITPGEAVVGWLGGNKEWANKFFKRGNIGVFSRSGGQSGTIPWLLREGGFGVSTVIHTGTEPVLGTSMADLLPMFEADPETKGVAVYAEIGGTQEEECAEVIAAGQFTKPFVVYVAGAWAPAGMRFSHASNIVERGRGSAKSKMEAITKAGGYVAETPTDIPIILKEKIKD encoded by the coding sequence ATGGGCATTTTGATCAATAAGAGTACCAAGGTTATCGTCCAGGGGATAACGGGTCGGGAAGGATCTGTTCGGACAAAATATATGAAAGAATACGGTACCCAAGTCATCGGCGGCACCAGTCCGGGAAAAGCCGGGGAGCAGGTACACGGTATACCGGTTTTTAACACCGTTAAGGAAATCGTCCGGGAACAAGGGGAAATCGACTTCAGTGTTATCTTTGTACCGGGAAAAATCTTGAAAACAGCTGTTTTCGAAGCAGTGGATGCAGGGGTTAAGAATATTATTCCTTGCGTTGAAGGCACTCCTATCCACGATATCATGGAGATGATTGCCTATGCCAATTCCAAAGGCTCAAGACTTTTGGGGCCTGGTTCCATCGGTATTATTACCCCAGGCGAAGCAGTTGTAGGCTGGCTGGGCGGCAACAAAGAATGGGCCAATAAGTTCTTCAAAAGAGGAAATATTGGGGTCTTCTCCCGCAGCGGCGGTCAATCGGGAACCATTCCCTGGCTTTTGAGAGAAGGGGGATTTGGTGTAAGTACGGTTATTCATACCGGGACTGAGCCTGTTCTGGGAACCTCTATGGCAGATCTGCTGCCTATGTTTGAGGCTGATCCGGAGACCAAGGGTGTCGCTGTTTATGCTGAAATCGGAGGCACACAAGAAGAAGAGTGTGCTGAAGTTATCGCAGCCGGTCAATTCACAAAGCCTTTTGTAGTCTATGTGGCAGGGGCTTGGGCACCGGCAGGCATGCGCTTCTCCCATGCCTCCAACATTGTTGAGCGCGGCAGGGGTTCAGCAAAAAGCAAGATGGAAGCGATTACAAAAGCCGGGGGATATGTGGCTGAAACTCCGACGGATATCCCCATTATCTTAAAAGAGAAAATCAAAGACTAA
- a CDS encoding (Fe-S)-binding protein, with product MGVLTEVYEMLNTCNKCGGCHTACKTYKLTGAEEMSTRGRIQLIKAVADGKLEPNQEYEDAIMSCLLCGECAVTCPNGVHGNELVMAARRDLKLRKGIKPFAKSFALKTLASPKKLGRGFSLFGGMGKSILNKIDGLDYFRGIDIRNFPTAKKPFLEQVPERIMVQQPKHKVGFYVGCFLNYSLDQTAHSVVKVLTKNDCEVIIPKDQVCCGLPQYCYGDFETAKRNARKTIDTFLDKYKEAEVVLSACASCASMLKHDYLKLFADEPSYLPKVQSFCEKVVEFSEYMAKIGVDESQLHNSSPVTVTYHDPCHMVRGLKVTKQPRQLLQMIPRVEYKEMFEANRCCGAAGLIQAFYHEVSTDITVQKTQNIKDTNADLVATSCPACMLRLQGGINKAGQKQKVMHVADLMANAYED from the coding sequence GTGGGGGTTTTGACAGAAGTATATGAGATGTTAAACACGTGTAACAAGTGTGGTGGCTGCCATACAGCTTGTAAGACCTATAAGTTGACTGGGGCAGAGGAAATGTCTACACGCGGAAGAATTCAGCTCATTAAAGCAGTCGCCGATGGGAAATTAGAACCTAATCAAGAGTATGAAGATGCTATCATGAGCTGTCTGTTGTGCGGAGAATGTGCAGTCACATGTCCAAACGGCGTACATGGCAATGAACTCGTCATGGCCGCACGGCGGGATCTGAAACTAAGAAAAGGAATCAAGCCATTTGCCAAGTCATTTGCTTTAAAGACCCTGGCAAGTCCGAAGAAGTTGGGCAGAGGATTCAGTCTTTTTGGGGGAATGGGCAAAAGTATCCTCAACAAAATTGATGGCTTAGACTATTTTCGCGGCATTGATATTCGGAATTTTCCTACAGCAAAAAAACCATTTCTGGAGCAGGTCCCAGAGAGAATTATGGTGCAGCAGCCGAAGCATAAAGTTGGATTTTATGTAGGTTGCTTTCTCAATTACTCCTTAGACCAAACGGCTCATTCTGTTGTTAAAGTATTAACCAAAAATGACTGTGAAGTTATTATTCCCAAAGACCAGGTATGCTGCGGTCTGCCGCAATATTGCTATGGTGACTTTGAAACAGCGAAAAGAAACGCCCGCAAAACCATTGATACCTTTTTAGATAAGTATAAGGAAGCTGAAGTTGTGCTTTCTGCATGCGCATCTTGTGCCTCCATGCTTAAACATGACTATCTGAAGCTCTTTGCAGATGAGCCTTCCTATCTCCCCAAAGTGCAATCATTCTGTGAAAAAGTAGTGGAATTTTCAGAATATATGGCGAAAATCGGTGTTGATGAGAGCCAGCTTCATAATTCAAGTCCTGTAACAGTCACTTATCATGATCCTTGCCACATGGTTCGGGGTCTTAAAGTAACGAAACAGCCCCGGCAATTGCTGCAAATGATTCCTCGGGTTGAATATAAGGAAATGTTTGAAGCTAATCGCTGCTGTGGGGCAGCAGGTTTAATCCAAGCCTTCTATCATGAGGTATCAACGGATATCACCGTTCAGAAGACACAAAACATCAAGGATACCAATGCAGATTTGGTGGCTACAAGTTGCCCGGCTTGCATGTTGAGACTTCAAGGCGGCATCAACAAAGCCGGTCAAAAACAAAAGGTTATGCATGTTGCCGATCTAATGGCCAACGCTTACGAAGACTAA
- a CDS encoding NAD(P)-dependent malic enzyme, which translates to MTRIKNLREEALAFHAERPGKLEVRVTCPASDRDDLTLAYSPGVAEPVKEIGKDIENLDIYTNHANFVSIVSNGTAILGLGDLGAAASMPVMEGKALLFKTFGDVDAFPICVNTKDVNKIIELVELTSPTFGGVNLEDIKAPECFQIEEGLKARGIFKGPIFHDDQHGTAVVTLAGLYNALKVVGKNIEDIKVVANGAGAAGIAIIKLLMSVGLKNVIMCDTKGAIYQGRTVGMNPWKEQIAAATNPEKYSGDLAGALVGADVFIGVSAAEVLNEEMIRSMAKDPIVFCQANPIPEIWPIERAFEAGAAVISTGRSDVINQINNVLAFPGMFRGAIDVRATDINDAMKIAAAKAIADCVSPEELNAKFIMPSTLNPEVAPAVAAATAKAAIESGIARNPIDPASIAENLKKRLANQYK; encoded by the coding sequence ATGACGCGCATTAAAAATCTTCGTGAAGAGGCTCTGGCATTCCATGCAGAGAGACCGGGTAAACTGGAAGTCAGAGTGACATGCCCTGCAAGTGACAGAGATGACTTGACCCTGGCATATTCTCCTGGAGTCGCTGAACCCGTTAAAGAAATTGGTAAAGACATTGAAAATCTGGATATTTATACGAACCATGCTAACTTTGTCAGTATTGTATCTAACGGAACAGCTATTCTGGGCCTTGGTGATCTGGGTGCTGCTGCCTCCATGCCGGTTATGGAAGGGAAGGCTCTTCTCTTTAAAACCTTTGGAGATGTGGATGCATTCCCAATCTGTGTTAATACTAAAGACGTTAACAAGATAATTGAGCTTGTTGAATTAACCTCCCCTACCTTTGGGGGTGTTAATCTGGAGGATATTAAGGCTCCTGAGTGTTTCCAAATTGAGGAAGGACTTAAAGCCCGCGGGATCTTTAAAGGACCTATTTTTCATGATGATCAGCATGGAACGGCTGTCGTCACCCTGGCTGGACTCTATAATGCTCTGAAAGTTGTCGGCAAAAATATTGAAGATATTAAAGTCGTCGCCAATGGGGCAGGAGCAGCCGGAATTGCAATTATTAAGTTATTAATGAGTGTTGGCCTCAAAAACGTGATTATGTGTGATACCAAAGGCGCAATTTATCAAGGCCGTACTGTGGGTATGAACCCTTGGAAAGAACAAATTGCTGCCGCTACTAACCCTGAAAAATATAGCGGTGACCTTGCGGGAGCCCTTGTCGGTGCCGATGTCTTTATCGGCGTATCGGCTGCTGAGGTTCTCAACGAAGAAATGATCCGCTCCATGGCTAAAGATCCTATTGTCTTCTGTCAGGCAAATCCTATCCCTGAGATTTGGCCAATCGAGAGAGCCTTTGAAGCCGGTGCAGCTGTCATTTCCACAGGCCGCTCTGATGTAATAAATCAAATTAACAACGTCTTAGCCTTCCCCGGCATGTTCCGCGGTGCTATTGATGTTAGAGCTACGGATATCAATGATGCCATGAAGATCGCAGCGGCTAAAGCCATTGCTGATTGTGTCTCTCCGGAAGAGCTCAATGCCAAATTTATAATGCCCAGTACCTTGAATCCTGAAGTAGCGCCTGCTGTTGCAGCTGCTACGGCAAAAGCTGCTATCGAAAGCGGAATTGCCCGAAATCCGATTGATCCTGCCAGTATTGCAGAAAATCTTAAGAAGAGACTGGCAAATCAATATAAGTAA